One Streptomyces sp. NBC_00223 genomic window carries:
- a CDS encoding PP2C family protein-serine/threonine phosphatase: MILERTRNGVRRAPWAVLAGTWVCVLGGLEWWLPEGADALPGLAVTPALACAAGARQRWILGSGVLTLAVLSSELADDSLDDGGPVFGAAATVLVVVLAGMWTAARRTRMTAELDRTREIATAAQQVLMRPLPYRVGAWTVAGEYVSASRGARVGGDFYEVLATPYGVRVLIGDARGHGLPALGLVAALLGSFREAAHQERDLAGVLHRLDSALGRHLRERAHGEHPAAAGTPPPDPAAEEFATVQLVQLSDDGVFQAVNCGHPPPYLLSRRPRPLPLGEPLPPLGLFDPLHTATPSTCGRIGVGEGLLLYTDGLPDARDGAGRFFSLSDALPHVLGAAFRNRIAPHGPTVAAGIRTAVRRHTGGRVTDDMAVLVLVRNSARTPDAPRTAALLSGAPRP, encoded by the coding sequence ATGATCCTCGAACGAACACGCAACGGAGTGCGCAGAGCCCCATGGGCCGTGCTGGCCGGCACCTGGGTGTGCGTACTCGGCGGCCTGGAGTGGTGGCTGCCCGAAGGCGCCGACGCCTTACCCGGCCTCGCCGTCACCCCCGCCCTGGCCTGCGCCGCGGGCGCCCGGCAGCGCTGGATCCTGGGCAGCGGCGTACTCACCCTGGCCGTCCTGAGCAGCGAACTCGCCGACGACTCCCTCGACGACGGCGGCCCGGTGTTCGGCGCCGCCGCCACCGTCCTGGTCGTCGTGCTCGCCGGGATGTGGACCGCCGCCCGCCGCACCCGGATGACCGCCGAGCTGGACCGTACCCGGGAGATCGCCACCGCCGCCCAGCAGGTGCTGATGCGCCCGCTGCCGTACCGGGTCGGCGCCTGGACCGTCGCGGGCGAGTACGTCTCGGCCAGCCGGGGCGCCCGGGTCGGCGGCGACTTCTACGAGGTGCTGGCCACCCCCTACGGCGTACGCGTCCTCATCGGGGACGCCCGCGGGCACGGACTGCCCGCGCTCGGCCTGGTCGCCGCCCTGCTCGGCAGCTTCCGCGAGGCCGCCCACCAGGAACGGGACCTCGCGGGCGTCCTGCACCGCCTCGACAGCGCCCTGGGCCGCCACCTGCGCGAGCGCGCGCACGGCGAGCACCCGGCCGCGGCCGGCACGCCCCCGCCGGACCCCGCGGCCGAGGAGTTCGCCACCGTCCAACTCGTGCAGCTCTCCGACGACGGCGTGTTCCAGGCCGTCAACTGCGGCCACCCGCCGCCGTATCTGCTCAGCCGCAGACCGCGCCCGCTGCCGCTGGGCGAACCGCTGCCGCCGCTCGGGCTGTTCGATCCGTTGCACACGGCCACGCCCTCGACCTGCGGGCGGATCGGCGTGGGGGAGGGGCTGCTGCTCTACACCGACGGGCTGCCGGACGCCCGGGACGGCGCGGGCCGCTTCTTCTCGCTCTCCGACGCGCTGCCGCACGTCCTCGGCGCCGCCTTCCGCAACCGGATCGCCCCGCACGGCCCGACCGTCGCCGCCGGCATCCGTACGGCCGTGCGCCGCCACACCGGTGGCCGGGTCACCGACGACATGGCCGTACTCGTCCTGGTGCGCAACTCCGCCCGCACCCCGGACGCGCCGCGCACGGCCGCCCTGCTCTCCGGAGCGCCGCGACCCTGA
- a CDS encoding ATP-binding cassette domain-containing protein, with the protein MATAPGHDAPVPAAGVAVTAAGLALRGSDGPIVTGVDLTAPAGELLAVIGPAGSGRTSLLLALGGRMRLRAGTAEVGTVRLRTGAREVRRRVAVARAQGAAAPDPYDKVGELLDLAGLYAGHRTGARAIGDALAAVGLTVVDHPKSDEPGVLARSARYEHLHAADRLLLAVALALVGEPEVLLVDDVDEGQDDRGSHRVWTELRRVAESGTTVIATASGATTAGRYAHRTVLLAHGANDDGSDGLPRGGAR; encoded by the coding sequence ATGGCCACAGCGCCCGGTCACGACGCGCCTGTCCCCGCTGCCGGTGTCGCCGTCACGGCCGCCGGGCTGGCGCTGCGCGGCTCGGACGGGCCGATCGTCACCGGCGTCGACCTCACCGCCCCCGCCGGCGAACTCCTCGCCGTCATCGGCCCGGCCGGCTCCGGCCGCACCTCGCTGCTGCTCGCCCTCGGCGGCCGGATGCGGCTGCGCGCGGGCACCGCTGAGGTCGGCACCGTCCGGCTGCGCACCGGCGCCCGCGAGGTACGCCGCCGCGTCGCCGTCGCCCGCGCCCAGGGCGCCGCCGCCCCCGACCCGTACGACAAGGTCGGCGAACTCCTCGACCTCGCGGGCCTGTACGCGGGCCACCGGACCGGCGCCCGCGCGATCGGCGACGCGCTGGCCGCCGTCGGGCTGACCGTGGTCGACCACCCCAAGTCCGACGAGCCCGGCGTCCTCGCCCGCTCCGCCCGCTACGAGCACCTGCACGCCGCCGACCGACTGCTGCTCGCCGTCGCCCTCGCCCTGGTCGGCGAGCCCGAGGTGCTGCTCGTCGACGACGTCGACGAGGGCCAGGACGACCGGGGCAGCCACCGGGTATGGACCGAGCTGCGCCGGGTCGCCGAGTCCGGCACCACCGTCATCGCCACCGCCTCCGGCGCCACCACCGCGGGCCGCTACGCCCACCGCACCGTTCTGCTGGCGCACGGCGCCAATGACGACGGGAGCGACGGCCTGCCCCGGGGCGGCGCCCGGTGA
- a CDS encoding YhgE/Pip domain-containing protein: MNAFRLALQEWRRLTRGPRIRVLALISIVLVPSLYGALYLWSNWDPYGKLHKVPIALVDEDRPVTLPDGSTLAAGRRLTQELIRRGTVGWRQVSAARAHAGVGDGDYAFGLTIPADFSAKLASPLSGKPRQATLVFDLNDANGFIINKLSQSIESGIVAAADSVAFSSYTKAALTRQAKDRQAAAQGRPPSGGPLPSSPAQIDAFAKAVGRPLAVRSVNRHPAKLYGRGLAPFLLSIGLWVFGIAAFEVLRPLDAYGLTTRARTATVAFGGLIAALVPALIGAGLLYLIAQFGLGLDAVDLGGALGVMALGTVCFTAITHVLRAAFGTPGALAALALLMIQLTSCGGLYPVQTTPAPFRAAHVVIPMTYLVDALRITLTGGDTGRLWRDVGVLAGWTAFAVAALLLTAAVRRRWTMYHLRPALSD, translated from the coding sequence GTGAACGCGTTCCGCCTCGCCCTCCAGGAGTGGCGCCGCCTCACCCGCGGCCCCCGTATCCGCGTCCTGGCGCTGATCTCGATCGTCCTCGTACCGAGCCTGTACGGGGCGCTCTATCTGTGGTCGAACTGGGACCCCTACGGCAAGCTGCACAAGGTGCCGATCGCGCTGGTCGACGAGGACCGGCCGGTCACCCTCCCCGACGGCAGCACGCTCGCCGCGGGCCGCCGACTCACCCAGGAGCTGATCCGGCGCGGCACCGTCGGCTGGCGGCAGGTGAGTGCCGCGCGGGCGCACGCCGGGGTCGGCGACGGCGACTACGCGTTCGGCCTGACCATCCCCGCCGACTTCAGCGCGAAACTCGCCAGCCCGCTCAGCGGCAAGCCCCGGCAGGCCACCCTCGTGTTCGACCTGAACGACGCCAACGGCTTCATCATCAACAAGCTCTCGCAGAGCATCGAGTCGGGCATCGTCGCCGCCGCGGACTCCGTCGCCTTCAGCTCGTACACCAAGGCCGCGCTCACCCGGCAGGCCAAGGACCGGCAGGCCGCGGCCCAGGGCCGGCCGCCCAGCGGCGGCCCGCTGCCGAGCAGTCCGGCGCAGATCGACGCCTTCGCCAAGGCCGTCGGCCGGCCGCTGGCCGTCCGCTCGGTCAACCGCCACCCGGCCAAGCTGTACGGGCGCGGCCTCGCGCCCTTCCTGCTCTCCATCGGCCTGTGGGTGTTCGGCATCGCGGCCTTCGAAGTGCTCCGCCCGCTGGACGCGTACGGCCTGACCACCAGGGCGCGAACCGCGACCGTCGCCTTCGGCGGGCTGATCGCCGCGCTGGTGCCCGCCCTGATCGGCGCCGGGCTGCTCTATCTGATCGCCCAGTTCGGCCTCGGCCTCGACGCGGTCGATCTGGGCGGCGCGCTCGGGGTGATGGCCCTCGGCACGGTCTGCTTCACCGCGATCACCCATGTGCTGCGGGCCGCGTTCGGCACCCCGGGCGCCCTTGCGGCCCTGGCGCTGCTGATGATCCAGCTCACCTCCTGCGGCGGCCTCTACCCCGTGCAGACCACCCCGGCGCCCTTCCGCGCGGCGCACGTGGTGATCCCGATGACATACCTGGTCGACGCCCTGCGGATCACCCTGACCGGCGGCGACACGGGCCGTCTGTGGCGGGACGTGGGCGTCCTGGCCGGGTGGACCGCCTTCGCGGTGGCCGCACTGCTGCTCACCGCGGCGGTACGCCGCCGCTGGACGATGTACCACCTGCGGCCCGCCCTGAGCGACTAG
- a CDS encoding ABC transporter ATP-binding protein: MAEHPAEKEPGGPDSPIEPSGDEAARVMAASGDEATGRALAAAKEAAPQTPPKPQVSQEPPAPRVPTVVVDDLHIVYRIYTAGAGRGSATSALRRLLMRTGSPSVHLVHAVKGVTFTAYRGEAIGIIGSNGSGKTTLLKAIAGLLPAERGKIYTDGQPSLLGVNAALMNDLTGGTNVILGGLAMGMSQEEIRSRYRGIVEFSGINDKGDFITLPMRTYSSGMAARLRFSIAAAKNHDVLMIDEALATGDRAFQKRSEERIRELRKEAGTVFLVSHNNRTIRDTCDRTLWIEKGELLMDGPTDEVVPAYETHSNQD; this comes from the coding sequence ATGGCCGAACATCCGGCCGAGAAGGAGCCGGGCGGGCCGGACAGCCCGATCGAGCCGTCGGGCGACGAGGCCGCGCGCGTCATGGCCGCGTCCGGTGACGAGGCCACCGGGCGGGCACTCGCGGCCGCCAAGGAGGCAGCGCCTCAAACACCCCCCAAGCCCCAGGTGTCGCAGGAACCCCCGGCGCCGCGCGTGCCGACCGTCGTCGTGGACGACCTGCACATCGTCTACCGGATCTACACCGCCGGCGCGGGCCGCGGCAGCGCCACCTCGGCCCTGCGCCGCCTTCTGATGCGCACGGGCTCGCCGAGCGTCCACCTCGTGCACGCCGTCAAGGGCGTGACGTTCACGGCCTACCGCGGCGAGGCCATCGGCATCATCGGCTCCAACGGCTCGGGCAAGACCACGCTGCTCAAGGCCATCGCGGGCCTGCTGCCCGCCGAGCGCGGCAAGATCTACACCGACGGCCAGCCGTCCCTGCTCGGCGTGAACGCCGCGCTGATGAACGACCTGACCGGCGGCACCAATGTGATCCTCGGCGGCCTCGCCATGGGGATGTCCCAGGAGGAGATCCGGTCCCGCTACCGGGGCATCGTGGAGTTCTCCGGCATCAACGACAAGGGCGACTTCATCACCCTGCCGATGCGGACGTACTCCTCCGGCATGGCCGCCCGGCTGCGCTTCTCCATCGCGGCGGCCAAGAACCACGACGTGCTGATGATCGACGAGGCACTGGCCACCGGCGACCGCGCCTTCCAGAAGCGCTCGGAGGAACGTATCCGCGAACTGCGCAAGGAGGCCGGCACGGTCTTCCTGGTCAGCCACAACAACAGGACCATCCGCGACACCTGCGACCGCACCCTGTGGATCGAGAAGGGCGAACTCCTCATGGACGGCCCCACGGACGAGGTGGTCCCCGCCTACGAGACCCACTCCAACCAGGACTGA
- a CDS encoding 3-hydroxybutyryl-CoA dehydrogenase, translated as MSDIQRVGVVGAGQMGSGIAEVFAKAGLDVRVAETTGEALELGRARLSHSLGKAAERGKLTEDERDAALERLSFTTDLGEFADRDLVIEAVVENEQVKLDIFRVLDQVVTREDAILASNTSSIPLVRLAVATSRPDHVLGIHFFNPAPVQRLVELIPALTTGSDTLKRAEHLVTEVLGKHAIRAQDRSGFVVNALLVPYLLSAIRMFESGIATREDIDNGMELGCAHPMGPLKLSDLIGLDTVAAIADSMYEEYKEPLYAAPPILRRMVDAGRLGRKSGAGFYPY; from the coding sequence GTGAGTGACATCCAGCGCGTCGGAGTGGTCGGCGCGGGCCAGATGGGTTCCGGGATCGCCGAGGTGTTCGCGAAGGCCGGGCTCGATGTCCGGGTCGCCGAGACCACCGGTGAGGCGCTGGAGTTGGGCCGGGCCAGGCTCTCCCACTCGCTCGGCAAGGCGGCCGAGCGCGGCAAGCTCACCGAGGACGAGCGGGACGCGGCGCTGGAGCGGCTGAGCTTCACCACGGATCTGGGCGAATTCGCCGACCGGGATCTGGTGATCGAGGCGGTCGTGGAGAACGAGCAGGTCAAGCTGGACATCTTCCGGGTGCTGGACCAGGTGGTGACCCGCGAGGACGCGATTCTGGCGTCGAACACGTCCTCGATCCCGCTGGTACGGCTCGCGGTCGCCACCTCGCGTCCCGACCATGTGCTGGGCATCCACTTCTTCAACCCGGCGCCCGTGCAGCGCCTGGTCGAGCTGATCCCGGCGCTGACCACCGGCAGTGACACCCTCAAGCGCGCGGAACACCTGGTCACGGAGGTGCTGGGCAAGCACGCGATCCGCGCCCAGGACCGCTCCGGCTTCGTGGTGAACGCGCTCCTGGTCCCGTATCTGCTCTCGGCTATCCGCATGTTCGAGTCGGGCATCGCCACCCGCGAGGACATCGACAACGGCATGGAGCTGGGCTGCGCCCACCCGATGGGCCCGCTCAAGCTCTCCGACCTGATCGGCCTGGACACGGTCGCGGCGATCGCGGACTCGATGTACGAGGAGTACAAGGAGCCGCTGTACGCCGCTCCCCCGATCCTGCGGCGCATGGTCGACGCGGGCCGCCTGGGCCGTAAGTCCGGCGCGGGCTTCTACCCGTACTGA
- a CDS encoding cellulose binding domain-containing protein, with product MLRRPVAALVAALSLIGGAVTVASTTAAASTGTQAAPAAASVASTYSWNNAQIGGGGFVPGIIFNQSEKNLAYARTDIGGAYRWNESSKSWTPLLDSVDWDHWSRTGVVSLATDALAPDKVYAAVGTYTNSWDPNNGSVLRSSDRGATWQATDLPFKLGGNMPGRGMGERLAIDPNKDSILYLGAPSGNGLWRSTDSGVTWSKVTAFPNVGNYADDPSDTSGYNSDKQGIVWVTFDPTTGTKGSTTQTVYVGVADKDNTVYRSTDGGTTWSRLAGQPTGYIAHKGVLDSVNGYLYLATSDTGGPYDGAKGQVWRYATKTGVWTNISPLSDTDTYFGYSGLTVDRQHPGTIMVTGYSSWWPDTQIYRSTDSGATWTHAWDYSSYPNRDNRFTLDVSAVPWLTFGANPSPPESTPKLGWMTESLEIDPFNSNRMWYGTGATIFGTDNLTNWDTAGGKFTIKPNVKGLEETAVNELISPPTGAPLVSALGDIGGFRHTDLTKIPAMMFQQPNFTTSTGLDYAETNPNIMVRTGNVDSGAHVAFSTDNGANWFAGADPSGVSGGGTVAAAADGSRFLWSPEGTGVKYTVGFGSSWTASTGIPSGAVIAADRVNPKKFYGFSAGKFYVSTDGGASFTATAATGLPASSVHVKALPGTEGDVWLAGGTTDGAYGLWHSTNSGASFTKVSGIDQADNIGFGKAAPGASYQTLFTSAKIGGVRGLYRSTDKGVSWVRINDDAHQYGWTGGALTGDPRVYGRVYVGTNGRGIIYGDTSDTSGGGGTTTPPTTPPTTPPTTPPTTPPTTPPTTPPTTPPTTPPTTPPTSPSSGACTVKYTVSNSWPGGFQASVTVKNTGTAAVNPWKLVWTFPSGQTISSLWNADYTQSGATVTATAPSWAPSLAAGASVDVGFNGTFTTANTPPTSFTLNGAKCAVS from the coding sequence ATGCTTCGCAGACCTGTCGCCGCGCTCGTCGCGGCCCTGTCGCTGATCGGCGGCGCCGTCACGGTGGCGTCGACCACCGCGGCGGCCTCCACCGGAACGCAGGCGGCCCCGGCCGCCGCGTCCGTCGCCAGTACGTACAGCTGGAACAACGCCCAGATCGGCGGCGGCGGTTTCGTCCCCGGCATCATCTTCAACCAGTCCGAGAAGAACCTCGCGTACGCCCGTACCGACATCGGCGGCGCCTACCGCTGGAACGAGTCGTCCAAGTCCTGGACACCGCTGCTGGACTCGGTGGACTGGGACCACTGGAGCCGGACCGGCGTGGTCAGCCTGGCCACAGACGCGCTCGCGCCCGACAAGGTCTACGCGGCCGTCGGCACCTACACCAACAGCTGGGACCCCAACAACGGCTCGGTGCTGCGCTCCTCCGACCGGGGGGCGACCTGGCAGGCCACCGACCTGCCGTTCAAGCTCGGCGGCAACATGCCGGGCCGCGGCATGGGTGAGCGGCTGGCCATCGACCCGAACAAGGACAGCATCCTCTACCTGGGCGCGCCCAGCGGCAACGGCCTGTGGCGCAGCACCGACTCGGGTGTCACCTGGTCGAAGGTCACGGCCTTCCCGAATGTCGGCAACTACGCGGACGACCCCTCGGACACGTCCGGGTACAACAGCGACAAGCAGGGCATCGTCTGGGTGACCTTCGACCCGACGACGGGCACGAAGGGGTCCACCACCCAGACCGTCTACGTCGGTGTCGCCGACAAGGACAACACCGTCTACCGCTCGACCGACGGCGGCACCACCTGGTCCCGGCTGGCCGGCCAGCCGACCGGGTACATCGCGCACAAGGGCGTGCTGGACTCGGTCAACGGCTACCTCTACCTCGCCACCAGCGACACCGGCGGCCCGTACGACGGCGCCAAGGGCCAGGTGTGGCGGTACGCGACCAAGACCGGCGTCTGGACGAACATCAGCCCGCTGTCGGACACGGACACGTACTTCGGCTACAGCGGTCTGACCGTCGACCGCCAGCACCCGGGCACGATCATGGTGACCGGCTACAGCTCCTGGTGGCCGGACACCCAGATCTACCGGTCCACCGACAGCGGCGCGACCTGGACCCACGCCTGGGACTACAGCAGTTACCCCAACCGGGACAACCGCTTCACCCTGGACGTCTCCGCGGTGCCGTGGCTGACCTTCGGCGCGAACCCGTCGCCGCCGGAGTCCACGCCGAAGCTCGGCTGGATGACCGAGTCGCTGGAGATCGACCCCTTCAACTCCAACCGCATGTGGTACGGCACCGGCGCCACGATCTTCGGCACCGACAACCTCACCAACTGGGACACCGCGGGCGGCAAGTTCACCATCAAGCCGAACGTCAAGGGCCTGGAGGAGACGGCGGTCAACGAGCTGATCAGCCCGCCGACCGGCGCCCCGCTGGTCAGCGCGCTCGGTGACATCGGCGGCTTCCGGCACACCGACCTCACCAAGATCCCGGCGATGATGTTCCAGCAGCCGAACTTCACCACCTCCACGGGCCTGGACTACGCCGAGACCAACCCGAACATCATGGTCAGGACCGGCAACGTCGACTCCGGCGCCCATGTCGCCTTCTCCACCGACAACGGCGCCAACTGGTTCGCCGGCGCCGACCCGTCCGGGGTGAGCGGCGGCGGTACGGTCGCGGCCGCGGCCGACGGCAGCCGCTTCCTGTGGAGCCCGGAGGGCACGGGCGTCAAGTACACGGTGGGCTTCGGCAGTTCGTGGACCGCCTCGACCGGCATACCGTCGGGCGCGGTGATCGCGGCCGACCGGGTCAACCCGAAGAAGTTCTACGGCTTCTCGGCCGGCAAGTTCTATGTCAGCACCGACGGCGGCGCGTCCTTCACCGCCACCGCGGCCACCGGTCTTCCGGCCAGTTCCGTGCATGTCAAGGCGCTGCCCGGCACCGAGGGCGATGTCTGGCTGGCGGGCGGCACCACCGACGGCGCGTACGGCCTGTGGCACTCCACCAACTCCGGCGCCTCCTTCACCAAGGTGAGCGGCATCGACCAGGCCGACAACATCGGCTTCGGCAAGGCCGCGCCGGGCGCGAGCTACCAGACGCTCTTCACCAGCGCCAAGATCGGCGGGGTACGCGGTCTGTACCGCTCCACCGACAAGGGTGTCAGCTGGGTGCGGATCAACGACGACGCCCACCAGTACGGCTGGACCGGCGGCGCCCTCACCGGTGACCCGCGGGTCTACGGCCGGGTCTACGTCGGCACCAACGGCCGGGGCATCATCTACGGCGACACGTCCGACACCTCGGGCGGCGGCGGTACGACCACTCCCCCGACGACTCCGCCCACCACACCTCCGACCACTCCCCCGACAACCCCGCCCACCACACCTCCGACCACTCCGCCCACGACCCCGCCCACGACGCCTCCCACCACGCCTCCGACCTCCCCGTCGAGCGGGGCCTGCACGGTGAAGTACACGGTCAGCAACAGCTGGCCGGGCGGCTTCCAGGCGTCGGTGACCGTCAAGAACACCGGTACGGCAGCGGTCAACCCGTGGAAGCTGGTCTGGACGTTCCCCAGCGGTCAGACCATCTCCTCGCTGTGGAACGCGGACTACACGCAGAGCGGGGCCACGGTGACCGCCACCGCGCCCAGTTGGGCGCCCTCGCTGGCCGCCGGAGCCTCGGTGGACGTCGGCTTCAACGGGACGTTCACCACGGCGAACACCCCGCCGACGTCCTTCACCCTGAACGGCGCGAAGTGCGCGGTGAGCTGA
- a CDS encoding glycoside hydrolase family 10 protein — MGRAEQDRRARGISRRRLTAAAAGVTAAAFPGTAFPGTASAASAEDPAGRPAARGHRRELRGMWIATVANTDWPSAPGLSPERQRSELLDLLDLAVERRLNAVMFQVRPTADALWPSPYEPWSRYLTGTQGRDPGWDPLGTAVHEAHRRGLELHAWFNPYRVALSTDVSALAPGHPARLHPDWVLPYGGKLYYNPGLPRVRRFVEDAMLDAVRRYPVDAVHWDDYFYPYPVAGEVFADDDAWARYGAGFPDRDAWRRHNTDLLVAETAARIRRIRPGTRFGVSPFGVWRNAATDPLGSATQAGVQTYDDLHADTRKWVREEWIDYIVPQVYWNIGFAAADYATLVPWWSDVVAGTRVRLYIGEALYKAGAEGRPDAWQDPAELSRHLDLDAAHPRVRGNVWFSATQVAADPLGAMSRVVADHYPTRVRTP; from the coding sequence ATGGGACGGGCGGAACAGGACAGGCGAGCGCGGGGGATCTCGCGCCGGAGGCTCACGGCGGCGGCCGCGGGCGTGACCGCGGCGGCGTTTCCCGGTACGGCGTTCCCCGGTACGGCGAGCGCGGCTTCGGCGGAGGACCCGGCCGGGCGTCCGGCCGCGCGCGGCCACCGTCGTGAGCTGCGCGGCATGTGGATCGCCACCGTGGCCAACACCGACTGGCCGTCCGCGCCCGGCCTCTCGCCCGAGCGCCAGAGGAGCGAACTGCTCGACCTCCTCGACCTCGCCGTCGAACGGCGGCTGAACGCCGTGATGTTCCAGGTCCGCCCGACCGCCGACGCGCTCTGGCCCTCGCCGTACGAGCCCTGGTCGCGCTACCTGACGGGCACTCAGGGACGTGATCCGGGCTGGGACCCCCTCGGTACGGCCGTCCACGAGGCGCACCGGCGCGGTCTGGAGCTGCACGCCTGGTTCAACCCCTACCGCGTCGCGTTGAGCACCGATGTCTCCGCGCTTGCGCCCGGCCACCCGGCCCGGCTGCACCCCGACTGGGTTCTGCCGTACGGCGGCAAGCTGTACTACAACCCCGGCCTGCCCCGGGTGCGCCGCTTCGTCGAGGACGCGATGCTCGACGCCGTACGCCGCTACCCGGTCGACGCCGTGCACTGGGACGACTACTTCTACCCGTACCCCGTGGCGGGCGAGGTCTTCGCCGACGACGACGCCTGGGCCCGGTACGGCGCCGGCTTCCCCGACCGCGACGCCTGGCGGCGCCACAACACCGATCTGCTGGTCGCCGAGACCGCCGCCCGGATCAGGCGGATCAGGCCGGGCACGCGATTCGGCGTCAGCCCCTTCGGCGTCTGGCGCAACGCGGCCACCGACCCGCTCGGCTCGGCCACTCAGGCGGGCGTGCAGACCTACGACGACCTGCACGCCGACACCCGCAAGTGGGTGCGCGAGGAATGGATCGACTACATCGTCCCGCAGGTCTACTGGAACATCGGCTTCGCCGCCGCCGACTACGCCACGCTCGTGCCCTGGTGGTCCGATGTCGTGGCCGGCACCCGGGTGCGGCTCTACATCGGCGAGGCCCTGTACAAGGCGGGCGCCGAAGGCCGGCCCGACGCCTGGCAGGACCCGGCCGAGCTCTCCCGCCACCTCGACCTCGACGCCGCCCACCCGCGGGTGCGCGGCAACGTCTGGTTCTCGGCCACCCAGGTCGCCGCCGACCCCCTCGGCGCGATGAGCCGCGTCGTCGCCGACCACTATCCGACCCGGGTCCGTACCCCGTGA
- a CDS encoding methyltransferase, whose product MHRFTTPWGDLDLTRFPADPREQLRAWDAADDYVLRHLADAGTDLSGAVAVVGDRWGALTTALAAHRPTQISESHLGQQATRANLRRNAPGAVDDVTLLSTRDTPPERIDVLLVRVPKSLGLLEDQLHRLAPAMHAGTVVIGAGMVTEIHTSTLRLFERIVGPTRTSLAVRKARLILCTPDPALPRTPSPWPLRYELPDGIGPLSGRTVTNHAGVFCADRLDVGTRFLLQHLPARQGPDRVIDLGCGNGVVGTAAAVANPGSDVLFIDESHQAVASAEATFRANADPAARAEFQVADALTAISAGSADLVLNNPPFHSHRATTDATARRMFTTARAALRPGGELWVVGNRHLSYHVMLRRIFGGCEVVASDPKFVVLRAEKR is encoded by the coding sequence ATGCACCGATTCACCACGCCGTGGGGCGACCTCGATCTGACCCGCTTCCCGGCGGACCCGCGTGAGCAGTTGCGGGCCTGGGACGCCGCCGACGACTACGTACTGCGGCACCTCGCCGACGCGGGAACGGACCTGTCAGGGGCCGTGGCCGTGGTCGGCGACCGCTGGGGCGCCCTGACCACCGCTCTCGCCGCGCACCGGCCCACGCAGATCTCCGAATCCCACCTCGGACAGCAGGCCACCCGCGCCAACCTCCGCCGCAACGCGCCCGGCGCGGTGGACGACGTCACCCTGCTGTCGACCCGGGACACCCCGCCGGAGCGGATCGACGTCCTGCTGGTGCGGGTGCCCAAGAGCCTCGGCCTGCTGGAGGACCAGCTGCACCGGCTCGCGCCCGCCATGCACGCCGGGACGGTGGTGATCGGCGCGGGCATGGTCACCGAGATCCACACCTCGACGCTCCGGCTGTTCGAGCGGATCGTCGGCCCGACGCGTACCTCGCTGGCCGTGCGCAAGGCCCGGCTGATCCTGTGCACACCCGACCCCGCGCTGCCCCGCACGCCCAGCCCCTGGCCGCTGCGCTACGAGCTGCCCGACGGCATCGGCCCGCTGTCCGGCCGGACCGTCACCAACCACGCCGGGGTCTTCTGCGCCGACCGCCTCGACGTCGGCACCCGCTTCCTGCTCCAGCACCTGCCCGCCCGGCAGGGTCCCGACCGGGTGATCGACCTCGGCTGCGGCAACGGTGTCGTCGGTACGGCCGCGGCCGTCGCCAACCCCGGGTCCGACGTGCTGTTCATCGACGAGTCCCACCAGGCCGTGGCCTCGGCGGAGGCCACCTTCCGGGCCAACGCCGATCCGGCCGCGCGCGCCGAGTTCCAGGTCGCCGACGCGCTCACCGCGATCTCCGCGGGTAGCGCCGACCTCGTGCTCAACAATCCGCCGTTCCACTCCCACCGCGCCACCACGGACGCGACGGCCCGCCGGATGTTCACCACGGCGCGCGCGGCGCTGCGCCCCGGTGGCGAGCTGTGGGTGGTGGGGAACCGGCACCTGAGCTACCACGTCATGCTGCGGCGGATCTTCGGCGGCTGCGAGGTCGTCGCCTCGGACCCGAAGTTCGTGGTGCTGCGCGCGGAGAAGCGCTGA